A stretch of the Rhipicephalus sanguineus isolate Rsan-2018 unplaced genomic scaffold, BIME_Rsan_1.4 Seq626, whole genome shotgun sequence genome encodes the following:
- the LOC119377946 gene encoding uncharacterized protein LOC119377946 encodes MKRSRRDVMLDNRYGTTAHSFIMAVVLHLRVVNIIVVHCIVLALSVGYTLSAEHITVCEPARVTACVEDLRKMSTDPMKDLQVAEDVAGLEQKCREMEEAQKCLERETSFCPDEIRRIYMNYLRPVTASFQDLCSDSDTRDEYLKHAPCFSRMSRPDGPCRGKYERLSKLVSSEMDLTQQNNSTLPQFCCYFYAFYNCYRAQTEKQCGPEAYRLFERYTGYLSSSLFTGSCEKHLNHTECDPVAFSTTTGRAAAMGPSFGPLLLLALLHRLS; translated from the exons ATGAAGCGTAGCAGACGAGACGTGATGCTGGATAATCGATACGGGACGACCGCGCATTCGTTCATCATGGCTGTCGTACTTCACTTGCGAGTGGTTAACATTATTGTTGTTCATTGCATTGTCCTAGCGCTTTCGGTTGGCTACACTTTATCAGCGGAACACATCACAG TCTGCGAACCGGCGCGCGTGACGGCATGCGTGGAGGACCTACGCAAGATGTCCACTGACCCCATGAAGGACCTTCAAGTGGCGGAGGACGTCGCCGGACTTGAGCAAAAgtgcag GGAGATGGAGGAGGCCCAGAAGTGTCTAGAGCGCGAGACGTCATTCTGTCCAGACGAGATACGTCGCATCTACATGAACTACCTGCGGCCGGTGACTGCCTCCTTCCAGGACCTCTGCAGCGACAGCGACACCAGAGATG AGTACCTGAAGCACGCTCCCTGCTTCAGCCGCATGTCTCGGCCCGACGGACCGTGCCGCGGCAAGTACGAGAGGCTGAGCAAGCTCGTCAGCTCCGAGATGGACCTCACCCAGCAGAACAACAGCACGCTGCCCCAGTTCTGCTG ttACTTCTACGCCTTCTACAACTGCTACCGGGCCCAGACGGAGAAGCAGTGCGGCCCGGAGGCGTACCGGCTGTTCGAGCGCTACACGGGCTACTTGAGCAGCAGCCTGTTCACGGGATCGTGCGAGAAGCACCTGAACCACACCGAGTGCGATCCCGTCGCCTTCTCCACCACGACCGGCCGAGCAGCGGCCATGGGGCCCTCGTTCGGGCCGCTCctgctgctggccctgctgcACCGGCTGTCCTAG